The genomic stretch TCTGGTGGCTGAACATTTGGCGGCACACTCGCGCATGGGCACCACCACCTCCCCGGTGGATGATAAAGGAGATTCCCTGCCGGGGGCCACCACCAGCAGCCTCACTCGCTTTGATATAAATGCGCATCTAAAGGCCGGGGACAAGGTGGCCGCTCTGCCTATCGAAGAAGGAGCGCGGTTTGTGGTAGTGGCTAAATTGTAAAGGTGGTGAACGCGGTGGAAGATATTATGTTGGATGAAGAGGGTAACTTTGTGGTGGCCTCTAGTGGTGATATGGAGACGGTTCAGGACGCAAGATGTGTAGTGCAGGATGTACGGCATAGGCTGGATACATTCCCGGGCGATCTGTGGGCGCACCTTACTTATGGAGCTGGGCTTCAATATTATATAAACGCCGAAGACAGCGACGTTAACCGTCAGGAGTTAGAGCAAACTATAAGGATGGAACTGAAAGAGGAAGAGTATATAAAGCAAGGTTCTGTGCAAGTAGGTATTGAGACTTGGGATAGAGACGTTATTAGGGTTGTAGTAACCTTTAATATTGATACAGAGGCACTGGGCTCTTCTGCCGGCGCACCCACTGAAACAGCTTCTATTATACTTACTATAAGTCAGACCGGAATTGAGATGGAGTTTGGGGGTGTTGCCGCATGAGACCCGAAGATCTTATACCCATTCGCACACTAACAGATTTAATGGATTCAGCAAAAGCTAAACTCCGGGATCTCAAATTTAAGATAACCAACTTGCGGCCAGGCGGTGTGTTTTACACTTTGCTTGAGATACCAAGCCAGGGCCTGGCTGACCTTTATAAACTGCTTAAGAGCATAGTACCGCAGATATATTTGGATACGGCCACGGGGATCTGGCTGGACGCAAAAGCGGCTGATTATGAAGTTTTTAGGAAAGAGGCCCAAAAGACGCAGGGTATAGTAATAATGGGCCGGTACTCTCCTGGTGATAATGTGGTTATCACCAAGGGCAAAGTAGTGGCAACCGAAGTGAACACCAACGGCGAGCGCTTAAAGTACATGGTAACCGCTAAAACGGTAATGGAAAGTGATGCCCTGGAAGTGGAAGTGCTGGTTGTGTCTGAATTTGCCGGCGCGGAATATAACGTCGGTGCCGATATGATAACGGAAATGGTCACCAATATAGACGGGGTTGATTACATTCGCAATGGAGAAGATTGGATAACCCGCGAGGGTGCTGACACTGAGTCCGACGATTCATTGCGCCGGAGAGCAAAAGCTAAATGGAATGAGTTGGCCCAGGGTGGTATCGATAATTCATACAAGTCTTGGGCGCAAAGTATACCGGGTGTGGTAGTAGTGCAGATGGACAGCCTTCACCCAAGAGGTCAGGGGACTGTTGATGTTATCATCACAGGTACCGGCGGCATTCCATCCGATGATTTAATTAACCAGGTCCAGGAATATCTAGATAAGAAAAAGTCTTTGGTGGCCGATCTTGTAGTAATAAAGCCGGAACCGGTGCAGGTGGACTTTGATGTAATCCTATATCTTAACCCGGATTATGGGGAGGAAGATGTAGCGAAGGCGGAGGCTGAGCAGATTATTGACATTATGTTTCAATATGGTGACACGGATTACCCCGAGATTAGTAAAGTTTCCCCTGAGTATGGTCTTATAATCGACCAGGTGAGGCATAACCTTCTTAACATTGATCATGTGGTTAAGGCTCCAATAAATTCACCGGTAGAGGATATAGTAGTAAGTAAGAGACAGCTGCTTGTTAAGGGTAATGTTAATGTTTCAGTTCAGAGGGTGGTCACGTGAGTTTTGCCAAGTATTTTAATTATTTAGTCCACCGGATATTTAAAAAGAAATCAAATCCCAAAGAAAACGATATATATAAGCTGGCTTCAGCTTTAGGTCCTAATTATGACGAAGCCAAGCAGGCTATATTTGCTCTTCGCGAGCAGGCCCTGGTTGCTACGGCTTATGGTAATGGGCTGGATCAGTTGGGCAAAGATAGAGAGATGCCAAGGTACCGGGGCGAGAAAGATGATGAGTATAGGCGCAGGCTCCTGGCAGCTGTAAATATATATTCGGAGGGTGGGACAAAGCCGGGTATGGAGCGCGCACTCTCCATTTTAGGCTATACCAATAGCGAAGTATATCCGTTGTACTTAGAAAAATATAAGTGGAGACTGTTGGATTCATCCTTAATACTGGACGGTAGTGCCACTCTTGAACCTCTGGATTCAACTGCTAAGCTGGACTATTTAGGGCGCTGGGCCGAATTTATCATCAAGTTAAATTTAGGAGACGATCCTTTTTTAGAGACCCAGTACCTGGTGGCAAGAGAAATGATAAATAAAGTAAAGCCTTCCGAGGGTAAGCTGTACGCCCTTAACTTTACTATTAGTGCAATTTCAGGTGTTTATTATAAAACCTCCACCCAGTGTTCTTTGCAAGGGTATTTCGGTAGTGAGGTTTACGATGGGGTTTATTTTTTGAACGGTAGAAAAAGCATTTCCCCCTCTCCCATACCCTTGCTGCTGGATGCTGGTTTTAATCTTGATGGTGAATATATGTTAAGTGGTATTAAAGGACTGGCGGAGAATACCTGGTTTATTACCGACACACGTACTAGGGCGGAAATGGCTTTAAGGCAAGCTGCAAGTGTTGCTCCGGGTAAGGTTTTGAATTTAGACGGAAGGTATTGGTTGGGAAGTTCTTGGGTTTTAGGGGAGAATAGGTATCCGAGAACTGGCCGTATGGCAATAAAAGTCCAGACTTGTGCTGAAAAACAAATAAATAGCGATGCTTCCAGGGTGGGAATCAAAGTAAATGGACACTTTCCCCACAAGGTAGTTTATCTTGATGCTCGTTATAGGCGACTGGATGGAAGCCGAGAACTAAATAATAGTTGGTATATAGCTGCGAATAAGGCGATTAATAACGACTTTTCTCTTACTTCGGGTGGCGTCCGCCAAGTCCTTAAAGGTGGCATTAAGACACGTGTTTATTATGGTAAGAATTGGACACTAAACACCGGAAGGTGGTTACTCGGCGGCGGCTTTAAATATAAACTCAATGGTTATTTAAGGTTATCAGCGTTGCACATTCTTGATGGTAGTATTTATCTCTCTGGCCATGAGAAAATAGGTTACCTGGCCAGGATCGGTGAAAAAGAAAACATGTTAAACGGCAGGTTGTTGTGGGATGGTGAGAGATTGGATGGATCTAGAAGACTGAGGCCGCACCCTGTGGATCATCGTGTCCGGGTTTCTATAAAGAAAGACGGCAGAATTATTGAACAAGGAGTGATATAAGATTGAATTCAGTTGCAACAAAGTTAGCTCGCATATCAATGGCAAAAGCTAGGAACGGCGAGACCTTATTACCTCAAATCACACATATTGCGTTCGGTACAGGGGGGCACAAAGAGGGTGATATAACTGAACCGATAAAACCCACACAGGATGACATGCAGCTGGAAAACGAGGTGCTGCGCAAGCCCATAGAAAGCGCTGATCGCTTAAATGATACAACGGTAAGGTATTCAGTTACCCTAGGTGTTGGGGATGGTGATGGATATGCTTTTACAGAGATGGGTTTAATAGATAGTAACGGCGATCTTGCAGCTCGCAAGACTATGGGAGCCAAGACAAAAGAGCCTGATGTAGAGATGGATTTTTATTACGACGAAGATTTTTAAGGAGGCATTTAAATGTCAGTATTGGAAGGCGAACCAATTTTTAAAGAATTTTTGCTTGCATTACAAGAGGGAGATCCGGCAGCTCCCGAAACCTGGAATCCTAAGTATCAGGTCCTTATTAACAATGATGTCTACTTAAAAGTAGGATTCGATGCCATGAAAGATGAGGTTGAAGATGCCCGTGGTGGACATACCGACCTGAATAGTAGACTGGATCAACTGCAGCTTGAAACGTTATCCGGAAGCGACAATTTTGCCGGTCCAAGCGGTACAACGGTAACACATAATATTGGCCACACCGATTACATGGTGCGCATCACCCCGACGGATAACCCAGGCGGGTATCTGGGTGACGTATGGGTGGTTAAGGCCGCGAACACGTTTGTAGTTTACAACAGTGGTAAGTGGACAGGTGCTTTCGATTATCAAATATTAACCTAAAGGAGGGGTAAGAATGCCTATAGTTGAAGTTAACGGACCTAATACAGCAGTTAATATAGTGGGTAACGTGCTGAGTATCCAGTCGTTTGATCTGGAAGGTGTGACAATACCCGCCCAAGAGTGGGATTTGACTCAATTTCAAAAGCATGAGGCTCGCACTGTACGCTTCTTTGCCGGTACGGATGGGGAATACCATATAAACGATAATAAAGACATTTTCTGGCTGGTATGCGAGGTTAAACTGCCCCCCCTATGTTATGAAAGTGTGCCTACCGGGCTAACTGGCGAAGATGGGCAGGAGGAAATGGAGCAGGTTGTAGCCGCGCCTGACTTTGAACAGGATGCCATTGTAAAAGTTTGGACTTTGCCACAAGGAGGTAGTGAATAATGACTATAAGCTTACAGGAATTGCGCGATCAAATTGAATCAGGCACCAGGGAAAGGTTAGTTATGCATAACAGTAAATCAGACGGTTCAGGCAGCACAGTAGCCAGCCAAATGGTTTACATACCCAAGTTCAGGATACCCGCCGGCCTGTGGGAAGGTGGAGCGTTTCCTACCCGTGATTTAAAATTAGGTGGTTTTTTGATCGACAAGTACCAGTGCAGCCAGCCGGACGCAACGGCATTGGATAGGGGTGGCACTAGTGCAAATTCACCCGGCCTGGTGGCCGCAGCAAGTCAGCAAGGTGTCGTGCCCTGGACTGATATTGACTGGAATAATGCTAAAACAGCCTGCGAGAATAGGGTTATAAACGGTCGGGCCTGTCACCTGGTAACCATGAAAGAATGGGCGACTATGTGCTTTTTGATTAAGCTTTTGAGGGGCGACGATATCCGAGGTAATAACGACTGGGGCAAGGATTACCGCGATGCGGATAGCTGGGAGAATTACGGCATAATGGACCCGGTTAAACCAGGTTATAGTGGCCACGACATTTCCCGTGTTCTGACTGGTTCCGGGCCGGTCACCTGGGCGCATAACGGTATGGCTAATGGTGTTTTTGATATCGTTGGCAATGTATGGGAATGGGTAGACTTCCTTATTGATTGTGGTCGCCACCAAACCAAGAAAGCGGCTCAAATAAAGGACACTGACGGTATCACTGTAGATGACACTGCGATAGTTATTGATAACGTGGAAAGTCCTTCTTTATGGCCGGCTGGTGGCGGTTTAATATTGATAAAGGCAGAGGATGTAAATACTGATGAGTATGTAACATATACTTCGTTTATTGATAACGGAGACGGCACCTATACATTAACAGGATGTCAGCGCGGTCAGAATGGCTCAGCCGCCAGCGCCCATAATGATAATGCCGACATTGAGCAGTTAACTGATTATTGCGTAATACCAGGTGGTTGGACGGCTAATATTGCTGACGGTGGGTTAGATAATACTAACGACCCCGCCACCTTTGATATTGAAAAACTTGTATTAGGCCCGGGGAATAATAGTCCCCAGGTTGGGGATACCTTGCAGTGTGAAACCGAGCAACTGGAAATAACAGAGGTTGGCGGAAGCATGATAACAGCAACCAGGGGTGCTAACGGCTCAAGTGTAGCTACGCATGCACAGGGTGTTGGAGTAGCTTGTCTATCTCCACAGATGGGTAATAGCAACCCGGATGCTACAGGTGATCATGCGGCGTATCAATCCGAGAGATTTGATACTATGAGGACAGAGCAGGAGCTTGAGGCGTATGCCCTACCCTTTACGGCTTCATCTGGCGGCAGCGAAGAGTGGAATGACAGGTTTTATATCAGAAATTACGACGTGCGGGCCGCGATGCGCGGCGGGTACTGGTACAATGGCTCGAGTGCTCGTTTTGGGTTTACTCTGAACTTGAACCATTTGCCGTCGTACTTGGACTACGATCGCGGCTTCCGCGCCGCTTTGTCTCTGTAAATCTGAAATCTGCTTACTGATAATCTGAATGCTGAGCGATAGCGAAGCAACTGACATAACTGAAAGGGACTGATACGTTGACAGGTACTCCAGACAACCAAAAGAAAAAGGGCGGGTTTATATTAGCGCAAAAATGTGAGGATATGATTTATTATGGCTATCAAGCTTTACGTCACTTTCCTAAATCGGAAAGACATACCTCCGCCGCTGAAATAAAGAAGTGTATGTTCAGAGTCCGTAGGCTAATAATCACAGCAAATAAAAGGTTTTACAAAAAGAACACCTTAGAAGAATTAGATATTGAAAAAACCGTGCTAATGTATCATTTGAGACAGGCTAAAAATCTAGGTTTTTTGCCATTTAAAAAGTATACAATTTGGATTGGTATGCTGGAGGAAATAGGTCGAATGATAGGCGGTTGGTTTAAAACAATTAAGAAATAAACTGTGGGGTCTGGACTGATAACGTGCGGGCCGCGATGCGCGGCGGGAACTGGAACAATGGCTCGAATGCTCGTTTTGGGTTTACTCTGAACTTGAACAATTTGCCGTCGAACTTGAACAACAATCGCGGCTTCCGCGCCGCTCTGCCTGACCGCCAGAAATCAATATCCCAAGGGATATTGGACAGTGCTTTAGGCAAAGGAGTTCAGGCCCCTGTCGCGCCCGCCTTTTTTTGAGGGGGGCCGGCAAAAAATATAAATAGGTGACTTGCGGCCAGTAGGTGTCGACCGTCGCGATTCACCACCCTTAATAAGGGGTGATTTGTACTATTAAAACATTTAGCAATCTTTACCCAAGTGTATATAGCTTTGAGAACCTTGAGCGAGCGTATATTAAGGCTCGGCGCTCCAAGAGGTTCCAAAACGAGGTATTGCGCTTTTCCTTTAATCTTGAAGAAAATTTAATACAGATTCAAAATGAATTGATATATAAGAGTTTTGAAACAGGTCGCTATAGGTTTTTCTATGTGTACGACCCCAAAACGCGACTGGTGGCCTCCCTCCCTTTCAAGGATCGTGTGGTGCAGCATGCTCTTTGTAATATATTAGAACCATTATTTGAGCTACGATTTATATTCGATAGTTATGCCTGCAGAAAGGGTAAGGGGATGCATGCAGGCGCAAACCGGGCAACTCACTTTCTAAGGGAAACAAGGCGTAAATGGGGTAATGTTTACTGTTTAAAATGTGATATTGAAAAGTATTTTCCCAGTATTAACCATGCTATATTAAAAAGTATTATACGTCGGCGGATCTCCTGCGTCGATACTCTTTGGTTGATAGATGGGATTATTGATAGTAGCAGCGATGATGGTAACGCCAGAAAACGTGGTTTACCCATAGGAAATCTTACAAGCCAGCTGTGGGCTAATGTTTACCTGGATATTTTGGATCACTTTGTAAAAGAAGTGTTACGCGAGCGTTACTATATCCGTTACATGGACGATTTCATAATATTGGGTGCCAGTAAGAGTCACTTATGGGAAGTAAAGTATGAGATAGAGCGTTTTTTGGATGAATATTTAAGTTTAAGATTGAACGGTAAGACCGGGATAGCTCCTATTGAACAAAGCATTGATTTCTTGGGTTATCGAATATGGCCTACCCATAGGCGCTTGAGGAAAAGTAGTAAAAAGCGCATGAAAAGGAAATTGAAAGCATTTCAGCGTAAGTATAAAAACAATGAAATGGAATTTGATCAAATTAATGCCTGCATACAAAGCTGGCTTGGCCATGCGAGGCATTGCAACTCTTATAGTCTGCGCAAGAAGCTTTTAAATAACACTATTTTTACTAAAAAATAAGGCTGGTGAAAGTATATGGATCAGGTGGTTTCGCTAGTTATTCCCTTTATAGCCCTAGCCATAATCTCTGTAATGATTGATAAATTCACTCTTTTTTTAGAAGGTGTGATGGAGAAAGTTCCTGGCCTGCCTGATTATTTTGAGTGGCCCGTGGCTTATATTATCGTATTGACCGTTAGTTTATTGTTTTGCTGGCAGGGTAGATTTGATTTGTTCTCGTATTTGGATATCAACTTTTTGTATGACTGGGAAGGCTGGTTGATGACGGCATTAGTTATTTCTGGAGGTAGTGCTTTTGTGAGGACCAGCTTTAATGTAGTTGATAGTATACCTATGGGTATAGGCTCTGTATCCTCAGCCGTAACTAGAATTCTTCCTTTTAGTAACAAAAAATCTCAAAAAGGTAGTGATTACGATGCCAGAGTTTGAAATTGAATTTGTTGGTACACCGAATCATACTAAAGGCCGAAGAGGCTCTGTTCCTATCGCAATAGTAAACCATATCACAGGCGGTAATTACCCCGGGTGCCTATCGTGGATGCAAAATCCAGCGGCACAGGCTAGCGCCCATTACCTTGTTACAAGGTCTGGTAAAATACTGCAACTTGTTAAGGATGAAGATGCCGCTTGGCATGCGGGTAGGGTTAATAAGGCAAATTGGCCACTATATAAAGGCTCAAATCCCAATCGTTACACTTTGGGGATCGAGCATGAAGGCTTTAATGGTGATTTAACTGAGGTGCAGTACCGGGCAACAGTATGGCTGCAAAAGAAACTTATACAAAAATGGGACATACCTGTGGGTGAAGACTATATAATAGGTCACTACAGGATTGATAGTGTAGATCGTCCCTATTGTCCGGGGCCTAAGTTCCCCTGGGACGAACTATTTAAAGATTTAAAGGAGGGGTTAATATTGGATAAGTTGGCTGAGTGGGAACGTAAAATGGGTGAAGATGCGGTGAATGCACTAAGTCAAAAGGGCCTACTGAGTAATCCTCAAAAGTGGTTGCAGGAGCTAGGTGGCGTGCCGCAGAACTGGCTGTTTTTCGTAATGATGGATCGGCTAGCTAGTTATATGGGTGGAAAGGAAGTGAAATAATGTTTGATCTAGATATGGTGCTGTTAAAAGCCCTGATCTTTTTGCTAATACTCATCGTTGTGGATGTTATATTGGGTATGGCAATAGCAATCAAGAAAAAGCAGTTCGAGTTAGAAAAGTTGCCGCAGTTTCTATATACAGAGGTGTTGCCGTATTATATGAGTACTCTCGCTCTCGCTGGTTTGGCGATGGTAGAAGACGTGCAGGGGTTTGGAACAAAACCTATTGCCTGGGCTGTGGTAGTGGCCTACGGATCTAAGTTAATCTTCATAGAAATAAGACAAAAGGTTACGTTTATGTTCGGCATTAAAATCCCTAAAAAGACTATTCCAAAATAATAATTGAGGGGGAAATCCCCCTCAATTTATGCAAAGTAATTTGCGAAAGCAATTTACTAAATTTTTCGCAGGCGATTTGAGAATTTTGCCCGCCGGCTTTGAGACGCTACAATATCTATGTTGGCAGCAACAATTTGCATATCATTTGTGGTGCCGGCCACTTTTCTTGCAAAAGCACTTTTTCGTGTCAGTACATGATGAATAACTCCGTTACCGGTGGAGTTATCTGTTCGGTCCAGCATAACAAAATCACCTACAGCAGGGTATTCGGACATTGCCCTCGCATGGTAGCGAAATTTTCCGGAAATCTCTGCTGTGAGTTCACCTGCCGCGGTGATAACCTTGTACAGGTCTTTATATTGAGATGAAATACGGCCTGTGTTAAGACCTTCATATATCTTGGCTTCCTCAACAAATCTTTCAGTAAGCCCTACACTATACATATCTATTTTATTCAATTTATTGCCTCCTCAAAGTTTTTGATATCAGTCTTTGGGAGGTATTATGCATTTATTATTTTGCACATCCCTCCCCACTTGTTACAAGCTCAGCTATTATACGGTTATACATAAACAGTCTCCTTTCCGTTAATTTAAGCCTTCGGGATTTCTCCGGCAATTTTCAGAATGCTATACTTCCGTAATCTCCAATGGCTCACCGGTTAATATGTTTATTATACGCAATTTACCGTTTTTAAGTAACATGGGAATTTACTATAGCTTTTACTAATAATTAGTTGCACCTACAACCAATCATTGGTAGAATGAAGACTACTAAAAGGAGTCTTCTACTATGTCAAAAAAACTATCAATATTATCTATCTCTTTAATTACCGTGATGGCTGGTGCGACTATCGCACCAGCTCTAGGAGGCATATCCTCTGCATTTCCCGATGCAAGCCAGACGCTCGTCAAACTGATCAATACGCTGCACGCCCTCTGGGTTATTCCGTTTACATTTGTCTCCAGCTGGCTGACAACTCGGTATTCAAAAAAATCCGTTCTCACAGCTGGCTTGCTGCTTTACCTTATCGGTGGTGCTGGTGGTGCACTGGCAACTGATATCTGGTTCCTTCTCGCCACCCGCACACTACTTGGAATAGCTGTTGGATTAATTATGCCTATTTCCACGAGTCTCGTACCTGATTTTTACGATGGGGATGAGCGGACGGATATGATGGGAAAAGTGTCCGCGTCCAACCAACTCGGTGGAATGATTTCGATAATAACTGCCGGAATTTTAGCAGCCATAAGCTGGCGTTACGCATTTGGTGTATACGGACTGGCTCTGCTCGTTCTCATCCTTGTCTGGTTATACTTACCGAAACAGCCTGCACCAGGTAAAAAGCAGCGGGCTGAACGCACCAAATTACCCAAACAGATTTACGGGTTAGCTCTCGGGATGTTTACAGTTTTTATCTTTTTCTACACAATACCGACAAACATGTCAATCTATCTTCAGGAAAACGATATCGCCAATACCACTATTTCCGGATTTATTATTGCCTTGTCCAGTTTAGGGGGAATGTCCGGGGGGATGATGCTTACAAAATTCAAACACCTGTTAGGCTATTATCTCGTCCCGGTACAAATTTTGCTGATAGGAGCCGGATTTTCGTTCATTGCCTTCACTTCCCATGCCGTTACCGTATCTATGGGGGTGTTTACCCTGGGACTCGGTGCCGGCACGCTCATTCCGACAATCTATAATAAAATTTCTAATGTCGCTGAAAAAAGACAGATGATGACAGCGATGGCGATTACGCAAACCTTTATGTATTTCGGCCAGTTCATGTCACCGATCATCCTGGATTTTGCCGCTGGATTAGTCGGCCAGGCTACAGCTCAGTTAATCTACTCGCTCTCTGCCTATCTGACATTGACTGTTGCCATCCTGCTATTCATCTTCATAACTATTAAATTCCGACCGTTCCTGGCCCGTCCTGCTGAAAAAGAAGGACAACGCGATGCCGAATAACCTATCGGATGGCATCTCCAGGCCAGAAGCACGCGAGGAGCAATACAATTGCAGAAATCAGTGCTGGACTAATATAGATAATACAAAGCTAGTGCTAATGCCTAGCCCAATAATCTGACATTAACTATTGCGTCGTAGTTCAGACATATTGTGCATAATATAACTTCTAATTAGGTAATTTACATATTTAATATTAATGAAATTCAGGCGAATGTAGTCTATTGAGTATTTAACAACTTAACAATTTCTTCCGATGAAGACCATTTTAATGCTTTATCCAATGCCTTATTGCCATCGTTATTTTTCAGTTCTACTCTCGCCCCATAATTCAAAAGTAACTTAATTAGCTGAATATCCCTTTGGTTAGGACTTCCCATACCAATAGCCCGCATAAGTGCAGTATTTCCATGTGCATCCCTGGCATTTACATTTGCCCCGTTATCCAGCAGTTCTCTAACAATGTAAAGGTCCCCATAAGATGCAGCCAGGATTAAAGGGGTCATCCCGCGTTCGTCATCTGACACATTCGGGTCGGCACCTTCTTTCAATAGTTCATTAACTATACCGGTAAGGCGATTTCGAACTGCTATCCACAAAGCTGTTCGTCCCTGGTTGTCCCTAGGGCTTACCTTTGCACTAGCATCTAACAATTCCTTTACGATATCAATGTTACCGCGATCTGTACCTAACATTAAAGGGGTCATACCGTTTTCATTGCACTTTTCATTCACTTCTGCGCCATTTTGTAACAGTTCCCTTACGATGTTAGCATCGCCTATGTAGGCTGTTGTCATTAAAGGTGTCAGACCGGTTTGTTTGTCTTGCACATTTACTTCCGCACTGTATTCTAATAATTCATATATGGTATAAGGATACCCTTCCTGCCTCGCTAAATTATAAGCGGTATCGGGATCAGGTTTCTTCCCCCTGCGCGACAAATAATTATTGTAACTGCTATAGTAGCCTTTTACAGCCCACATTAATGCATTTACCCCGTGCTCATCCTGTGCATTTGTTTTGATGCCCGCTCGTAGGAAAAGACTGATGGCGTCAATGTTTTCCGCTTTGACGCAGTCCAAAAATGACTCCTCACTAAAAACAATATTCATATCGCTTAATCGGTTACGGGATGGATTAGGTTGCTTTTCTTTAAAACAAGCTGTGGTCAGCATTGCCATGATCAGCAAATAAAAGCTCAACTTTATTGGCCGATTAATTTTTTATTCACCTCCAATCTCAGTGATTAATTTGTTTACTAATCTCTAAACAGACTGCAGCAGATTCCCTTCTCTACTGCTACGCTAAAAATGATGGGGTCTTTGATTCTTGAGCGGTTGAATAGATGCTAACAGACGCGACAATGATTCAGCATCCTTTTCTCCCGGGCTGTTCTCTACGCCCGTCATGACATCGATGAAGTCCGCGCTCGTCTGCATTAAAATATTGCAAACATTATCGGCATTTATTCCACCTGCAATAATAACTGGCTTTGAAGAAAGATTTATTATCTGCGAGCATAACTTAAGATCCAGTCCGGTACCATTTGCGGATGCATTTGATGGCACACGCGAATCTGCAAGCAATCCGTAAACACTGGTCCTGCACAGTTCCTCTATGATCGTTTCAATATCCGCAGTTCCAAATTGTGAGATGCGCTCTTCCATTACAGGGGGA from Bacillota bacterium encodes the following:
- a CDS encoding MFS transporter — encoded protein: MSKKLSILSISLITVMAGATIAPALGGISSAFPDASQTLVKLINTLHALWVIPFTFVSSWLTTRYSKKSVLTAGLLLYLIGGAGGALATDIWFLLATRTLLGIAVGLIMPISTSLVPDFYDGDERTDMMGKVSASNQLGGMISIITAGILAAISWRYAFGVYGLALLVLILVWLYLPKQPAPGKKQRAERTKLPKQIYGLALGMFTVFIFFYTIPTNMSIYLQENDIANTTISGFIIALSSLGGMSGGMMLTKFKHLLGYYLVPVQILLIGAGFSFIAFTSHAVTVSMGVFTLGLGAGTLIPTIYNKISNVAEKRQMMTAMAITQTFMYFGQFMSPIILDFAAGLVGQATAQLIYSLSAYLTLTVAILLFIFITIKFRPFLARPAEKEGQRDAE
- a CDS encoding N-acetylmuramoyl-L-alanine amidase, translated to MPEFEIEFVGTPNHTKGRRGSVPIAIVNHITGGNYPGCLSWMQNPAAQASAHYLVTRSGKILQLVKDEDAAWHAGRVNKANWPLYKGSNPNRYTLGIEHEGFNGDLTEVQYRATVWLQKKLIQKWDIPVGEDYIIGHYRIDSVDRPYCPGPKFPWDELFKDLKEGLILDKLAEWERKMGEDAVNALSQKGLLSNPQKWLQELGGVPQNWLFFVMMDRLASYMGGKEVK
- a CDS encoding RNA-dependent DNA polymerase, coding for MKTFSNLYPSVYSFENLERAYIKARRSKRFQNEVLRFSFNLEENLIQIQNELIYKSFETGRYRFFYVYDPKTRLVASLPFKDRVVQHALCNILEPLFELRFIFDSYACRKGKGMHAGANRATHFLRETRRKWGNVYCLKCDIEKYFPSINHAILKSIIRRRISCVDTLWLIDGIIDSSSDDGNARKRGLPIGNLTSQLWANVYLDILDHFVKEVLRERYYIRYMDDFIILGASKSHLWEVKYEIERFLDEYLSLRLNGKTGIAPIEQSIDFLGYRIWPTHRRLRKSSKKRMKRKLKAFQRKYKNNEMEFDQINACIQSWLGHARHCNSYSLRKKLLNNTIFTKK
- the avd gene encoding diversity-generating retroelement protein Avd; this translates as MIYYGYQALRHFPKSERHTSAAEIKKCMFRVRRLIITANKRFYKKNTLEELDIEKTVLMYHLRQAKNLGFLPFKKYTIWIGMLEEIGRMIGGWFKTIKK